The genome window GCGGCCGAGAGTGTGACGAGGACGACCAGAAAGAACGACGCGAGCGCCGCGTACGCCGTCGGCCCGTAGACGAGCACGCCGGCGGCGACGAGCCCGGCCGTTAGCGCCTCGACTGCCGGGTAGAGAGGAGAGATGCGGGCATGGCAGCTACGGCAGCGACCGCGGAGGAGCAGGTACGAGACGATCGGGATGTTGTCGCGGGCGACGATCGGCGTGCCGCACGCCGTGCAGCTCGAGCGCGGCTTCGACACGGAGCGGCGCAGCGGCACCCGTGCGGCGACGACGTTGGCGAAGCTGCCGAAGGCGAGGGCCGGCGGCAGCACGAGAGCGGCGAGGGCGACGTTCACACCCGTGGTATCGGCAGTCCGGTCCCTGCGGTTGAGCGGGCTCGCGCGAGGGGACGCCGCTACGGCTTGATCTCGCGGAAGAAGTCGACCGTGTAGGCGTCGTCGATCGAGGGGAACCACGGCGGCGGAAGGTAGAGCAGCGTGTCGTCGTAGTTGTAGACACGCGTCGTGAACATGCTCATGTAGCCGCCCTTGTTCGTCGCGGTGGAGCCCGTGAACGTCATCGTGCCGTTGTGGCTGCCCGAGCCGCTCCAGGAGCGCCACTGCCCGTTCTGCGCCAGCGTTCCGGCCCGCCAGCTCAGGTTCGTCGGGGCCCATTCGGCGATGATCATGTCGTTGGAGGCGATCAGGCCGACCACGTCCGTTCCGGGCGTTACGGGCCCGATGTCGTTCGCGACGACGAGCTCGTCGTTCGAGGCGACGGTGACGCGTCCCTTCACCTGTCCCTGCACGATCACCGTCTGGGCGAAGTACATCGCGCCGTTGGCCGGGACGGTGTAGTTCGTCGCCGTGCCGCACGTCGGCTGCACGGCCGCGACGTGTTTCGAGCCCACGCGCGTGCAGCGCTGCAGGTTGAAGGTGCCGTCGGAGAGGAACGTCACGCGCCAGGCGTCGACGGAGGCGTCGTTCCACGAGCGCGACGACAGGCCCGCGGCTCTCTCGATGTCGACGAGCGACGCGAGGAAGCTCTGGAAGTTGATCGGGTTCTTGATCTGCGTCCGGATCGTCGACCGGCCGTAGGTCTTCGCTCCGTCCTGAAGGGTCGGCGGCCCGTACACGTTGCCCTCGGCGTAGACGTTCGCGTGCGCGACGCCGTAGTGCGTGACGTTGTGCTTGACGCCGTTGGCGTCGATGCCCGCGTAGATCTTCCCGAACGTCGACGCGGACGAGCCGTACGTGATGTCGCTGTTCGCGAGCATCTGGAAGTCGGCGATCGACGAGGGGCGGATACGCGCCTCGAGCGACCGCATGTCGGTCGTGCTGCCCGTCTTCCTTCCGGTCGCGAAGATCTGCACTTCCTCCGAGCCGGCGCTCGGCGACACGATCTGCAGGTTGTACTCGTAGCCGTTGGGAAGCTGCTTCCACGTGTCCTTGCCGTTCGGGTACGTCCAGCTGTTGCTGTAGGTCCAGGTCGAGCCCGCGGTCACGTCGGCGCCGGCCGGCGGGCGGCGCGTCGACTCGCCCGCGTGGACCATGTGCAGGTAGTAGGCGCGATCGTCGACGAGCTTCGCGAGGTAGTCGTCCAGCCCGGCCTCCGCCGCCTGGAACGAGGCGCTGCTCCAGACCGCGTGCGCGCTCCGGTCGGATTCGCTCCCCACGATGTCGACGAGCGTGACGCTGAGCAGCGCGAGCACCGAGGTCAGCAGCACGACGAGCACCATCGCGACCCCTTCCTCACGGCGCAGCAGCTTCGCGATTCTCATGGCGCAGACCTCAGGCTCACGCTCGTCGAGTACGTGTACTGCCGCCCGGGCGAGGCCTTGGTGGCGACGGTGAAGCTGATCCGCACCGTGCGCACGTTCGCTGCGACGGTGGTGGGGGCGTTCGCGGCGTCGAGATAGGTGAACGGGCTCGCGTTCGTGATCGAGTCGACGACGAGGCCGTAGGCGCCGAGCGCGGGGAAGATCCACGGGGCGCCGTCGGTGTCGCTGCTCGTCGCCATCGCCCGCTCGAGGCGGCCGCTGCCGACCCTGTAGGCGATGCGGCGCAGGTGGAACGGCTGCGCGCGGTCGGGAGAGAGGAACTGGAGCGCCGTCCCCGTCGCGACCTCGATCGGCGCCGTCGCGCCGTCGCCCGAATACGCCTGCCGCACCTCGGCGGCGAGCCGGTCGATCGCCGCCCGCAGCTCGGTCTGCGTCACGTCCTGCTCCTGGATCTCCGTGCTGTGCCGGATGGTGGTGCTGAGCAGCGCGGAGAACGACCCGACGAGCAGCCCGATGATCGCGAGCACGACGAGCATCTCGGTCAGCGTGAAGGCGGTCTCGCCGCGCAGCCTGGTGAGGAGGCGGCTGCTCACGGCGGGCACGTGTTGCTGTTGTACTGGAGGGTGAAGCTCTGCGTGGTCGTTCCCGAGGTGACCGTGATCGTGTTCGTCCTGCTCTTGCCCGCGGTCGAGGCGCAGTTCCAGGCCTTGGCGACGTACGTGTCCGACGCGGCCGGGACGTTCGTGAAGGAGACCTGGCCGCTCGCGTTCGTGGTGCCGCTGTAGCTCAGCCCCTCCGGGCCGCCCGTCATCGTCACGGGAACGCCGGCGCCGACATTCGTGCCCTTGTTGTTCTTGACGGTGAAGAGGACGGTCGCGCGCACCGGCAGCGTCAGCGTCACGGTCGCGGTCGATCCGCTCGACGGAATCGTGAACGTCGTCGAGGCGCCGGCCGCGCCCTTCGTCGCCTGGATCGTGTAGGTGCCCGTGCCCGCCGGCAGGCTCGTGTTGCTGTAGGAGCCGCTCGCGTTCGTGCTGCCGCTGGCGACGGTGCCGCCGACGGGGCCGCCGCTGACGGTGATCGCGGCGCCGTTCGAGAACGGCCCGGCCGAGCCCCAGCGCACGGTCGCGTTGACCGTGCCGACGGGCAGGTTGAGCGTGAGCGCCGCCGTGGATCCGTTCGCCGGCAGGGTGAACGTGCCGGAGACGCTCTGGCCGGCCTTCGTGGCGGTGATCGTGTAGGAGGCCGTCGTGCCCGCCGGGAGGGTGTCGCTGAAGACGCCGCTCGCGTTGGTCGTGCCGGACACGGAGACCGCGTTCGGGCCACCGCTGACCGTGATCGTGGCGCCGCTCGCCGCAAGCACTCCGCCGTAGGTGACGGTCGCGTCGAGCGTTCCCGTCGGGAGCGCAACGACGACGTTCGTCGTCGCGTTCGCCGCGACGGACGCGGTCGACGAGCCGCTGACGCCGTTCTTCGTCGCCGTGATCGTGTAGCCGGAGCCGACGGGGACGTTCAGGAACGTCACCTGGCCGGAGCCGTCGGTCGACCCGGTGACGGAGATCCCGTTCGGACCGCCGCTGAGCGTGACGCAGTTCGCGCAGCTCGCGAGCGGCGTGTCCCAGTTGACGGTCGCGACGATCGTGCCGGTCGGTGGCGGCGGCAGCGTGACGGTCACGTTGGTGGTCGTGCCGGCGGTCACCGACGCCGTCGTGCTCGCGGTCGCGCTGCCCTTGGTCGCCGTCACCGTGTAGCCGGCCCCCTCGGGGGCGGCGAACGAGACGTCGCCATTCGAATCGGTCGTGCCCGACAGGGAGACGCCGTTGGGGCCGCCCGTGACGTCGACCGTGGCAGCGGGCACGTTGAGGCCGAGCTGCTTCACGTTCACGGCGAGCGTGCCGGACGGGCAGGCCCCCCAGGTGAGCACGAACGTCGTGGTGAGGTCCGTCGGATAGTTGTCCGGGACGTAGCGCGGAGCCGGATCGGCGCACTGGCCGTTGGCCTTGAGCCCCTTGACGGTGTAGGTGACGCCGGGGACGATCGGATCTCCCCCGAGCTCCGTGAGCGTCGCCGAGCCGCCGGTGACGACGATCGTCTCGGTGACACCGGTGAGGCCGGACGTCACCTTGACGGTCGCCGTACCGGTATACGGGCTGCCGTTCGCGTTGACCATCTGCAGGATGATCGAGACCGGCTTGAAGATCCTGATCGCCGTGCTCACCGTCTGGCTCGGCGAGAGCTGCAGGTGGGCGGCCGCCGCCGGCGGCACGTCCCCGGGGAACGTCACGTAGCCCGTGTCGCTGACGGTGAGGTCGTAGTACGCGGTCGGGCCGGTGAGCGGGTTCGGCGTCAGCGCCGCGAACGAGACCGTGCCGCTCGAGTCGGTGACGTCCGTGCGGGAGGGGCTGGGGCCGTTGGCGATCGTGACCGAAGCCCCGGGCACGGGAGTCAGCAGGGCGTAGTCGAGCACCTGCACGTTGACGATCGCGTTGTTGATGCCGCCGTAGGGCGCGCGGGCGGGCGGCGCGATGTTCGTGACGACGCGCGTCAACTGCTTCCCGTCACGCGCGCGAGTGACCGTGACCGTCACCCTCTTGTAGTTCGCGCCCGTCGCGTAGCTCGTCGGGATCGGGTCGTTCACGTACGAGATCTGCGTCGAGACCGTGGCCGTGAGCCCGTCTTGCGTCACCGTCCTCGACGCCGCCACCGTTCCGGGCGGGTTCCCGCCGACGGTGCCGACGTCGTCGTAGGGCAGCCGACGGATCGACTCGACCTGGTCGTTTGCGATCTGTTCGGCGACCGTACGCTCGCGCGACACCGTGTGGGCAGCGATCGAGGACGTGAGCACGCCCGCGAGCGACGTCGCGACGCCGACGAAGATCGCCATCGCGAGCACCGTCTCGATCAGCGTGAAGCCGTGCTCGCGGGCAAGCGGACGGCGCCGACCGCCTGCGCGGAGGTGCGCGCATCGCGTCGATGTCGTGCCCACGGGCTCACGATCGGAGGCGACACGATTGCCGGAAACCCCCTTCCGGGGGATGTCCGCACCCATATGGGCCTACCGGAGCCCGGATCCGAAGCGCTGCACGGCCGTGGCCCGATCGCGCGCGCTCTCGCCACGGCCGCCGTTCTCGGCGGCGTGCTCCCTCTGCAGCTTGTCCTTCTCGGCCCGCTCGAGCGCGACGAGGAAGTCGTGCCGGTTCGTCGATGCGTTCGCGGCGACGTCGGGCTCGACGACGCCTGCGAGCACGAGGTCGATCAGCGACTGGGCGAACGTCTGCATCTGGAAGAACTCGCCGGCGGCGATCGCGTCGGAGATCTCGTTGGGCCGGTTCTCGCGGATGAGGTCGGCGATGCGCGCGTTCGTCACCATCACCTCGACGGCGGGCACGCGCCCGCCGTCGGCGCGCACCAGCAGGCGCTGGCTGATGACGCCGCGCAGCGTGCCGGCGAGGATGGAGCGCACCTGCTGCTGCTTGCCCGGCGGGAAGAGCTCGATCATGCGCCCGACCGTCTCGGCGGCGTCGATCGTGTGCAGCGTCGAGAAGACGAGGTGGCCGGACTCGGCCGCCTGCAGGGCGGTGTGCGCGGTCTCGGTGTCGCGCAGCTCGCCGATCAGGATGACGTCGGGGTCCTGGCGCAGCACACGGCGCAGCGCCTGCTCGAAGCTCTCCGTGTCGAGGCCGACCTCGCGCTGGTTGACGATGCAGCCGCGGTCGGGGTGCAGGATCTCGATCGGATCCTCGATCGTGACGATGTGCTGGCGCCGGGTGCGGTTGACGTGGTCGAGCATGGACGCGAGCGTCGTCGTCTTGCCGGAGCCGGTGGCGCCGGTGACGAGCACGAGGCCGCGCCGCTCCTCGGCGAGGCGGGAGACGCCCGGCGGCAGGCCGAGCGCCGCGAAGTCGGGGATCTCGCTCGGGATCGCCCGGAAGGCGAACGAGACGGCGCCGCGCTGCCGGAAGCCGTTGACGCGGAAGCGCGGGAGCGTCGGGTGCGCGAACGCGATGTCGAGGTCGCCGGTCTCCTCGAACAGCTCGCGGCGCCGGGGCGCGATCTGCGTGACGGCATCGAGCACGTCCTCGAGGTCGGACTCCGTCAGAGCGGGCACGTCGTGCATC of Gaiella occulta contains these proteins:
- a CDS encoding type IV pilus twitching motility protein PilT, whose protein sequence is MIDLIALLRRAVDGGASDVHLKLGQPPVVRLDGDLEQMHDVPALTESDLEDVLDAVTQIAPRRRELFEETGDLDIAFAHPTLPRFRVNGFRQRGAVSFAFRAIPSEIPDFAALGLPPGVSRLAEERRGLVLVTGATGSGKTTTLASMLDHVNRTRRQHIVTIEDPIEILHPDRGCIVNQREVGLDTESFEQALRRVLRQDPDVILIGELRDTETAHTALQAAESGHLVFSTLHTIDAAETVGRMIELFPPGKQQQVRSILAGTLRGVISQRLLVRADGGRVPAVEVMVTNARIADLIRENRPNEISDAIAAGEFFQMQTFAQSLIDLVLAGVVEPDVAANASTNRHDFLVALERAEKDKLQREHAAENGGRGESARDRATAVQRFGSGLR
- a CDS encoding PulJ/GspJ family protein, translating into MSSRLLTRLRGETAFTLTEMLVVLAIIGLLVGSFSALLSTTIRHSTEIQEQDVTQTELRAAIDRLAAEVRQAYSGDGATAPIEVATGTALQFLSPDRAQPFHLRRIAYRVGSGRLERAMATSSDTDGAPWIFPALGAYGLVVDSITNASPFTYLDAANAPTTVAANVRTVRISFTVATKASPGRQYTYSTSVSLRSAP